Genomic window (Dolosigranulum savutiense):
TAATTTTTGGGACATTTATGCGCCATTTAACAACTTTTATGCAAGTGATGATTGATCCGAATGAATTTCAGAGTGTGTTGGCACGGACGTTACCCAGTTTTAATAGTATAGATCCGTCACTTGTATTATTATCGGCGGTCATCTGTGTACCCATCATGATTTATTTGGGAACCATTTCATCTACTCTAGACGTTTTACATCTGGGAGATGATTATGCCAAAAATCTTGGTATTCCGGTGAATGATTTGCAGTTTAAATTGTTTCTCTTAATGAGTATACTGACTGCAGTATCTACTGCTCTTATTGGTCCGATGACATTTTTGGGATTTATCGGAGCTAATGTGAGTTACCGGCTCTTTAAGACATATAAGCATTCTGTTTTATTTATTGGAGCAAGCTTGATGACGATTATAATTTTAGTATACAGTCAGTTAATTGTTGAGCACGTTTTACCGTTTCGTACAAATGTTGGCGTTGTAATTGAGTTGATTGGAGGCGTATATTTCTTATATATGTTGATGAAAGAAAGGAGACAGATCTAGTAATGATTGAGCTAAATAATGTGTCAAAAATGTTCGGTAAAAAGCAGGTTATCCAAAATGTGTCATTGCCGATAGAGAAGGGAAAATTAACCGCTTGTATTGGACCGAATGGCGCTGGGAAAAGTACGCTACTAGAGATGATTAGTCGCTTAATGCCGCATGATGGTGGGAGTATTACGATTGATGGGCATGATGTGAAGACATATAAGCAAGAAGAGTTAGCCAAGCGTTTATCGGTATTAAAGCAGTCTAATCATCTGAATGTTCGGTTAACGGTACGTGAATTAGTCGCATTCGGACGATTTCCCTATACAAAAGGCCGATTGAATAGTCATTGCCATCGTATAATTGATCAGTCACTAAGTTATTTAGGAATGGAAGAGTTACAAAACCGCTATATCGATACGTTATCTGGCGGGCAGCTGCAGCGAGCTCTGATTGCTATGGTCTTGTGTCAGGATACAGATTATATTTTACTCGATGAACCACTCAATAATTTGGATATGAATTTTGGTGTGAAGATGATGCAAACAATCCGTCAGTTAGTTGATGAATTGCATAAGACGATTGTAACAGTCGTACATGATGTTAACTTTGCGGCAGCTTATGCGGACAATATTATTGCCATGAAAGACGGTCAGTTATTCCGAGCGGGCTCAGTCGATGATATTATGCAAAAAGCTGTGTTGGATGAATTGTTTGAGATGGATATTCAAGTAGTTGAGAATGATGGTAAGAAATTTATTATGTATTATTAATAATATTATTGTGAATAAAGAAAAGCAGTCATCTTAGTAGGTGACTGCTTTTTGATTAGCTAATAAATGATTAGAGCAAGCTTTTAATATCGACATATTCAAAATTGAATGTATCCGCAACTGCTTTATTAGTTAGTTGTTTCTGGTAGGTGTTAATACCGGTTTGGATGCTGGTATCTGTTCGAGCAGCTTCTTCAACACCTTTGCGCGCAATCGTTCGCGTATAAGGTAAAGTAACATTTGTCAATGCAGCAGTTGACGTTCGTGGCACGGCGCCTGGAATATTTGCGACTGTATAGTGTAGGACACCATGTTTCGTATAGATGGGATCTTCATGGGTAGTCGCATGGGTGGATGTTTCCACGTTACCCCCTTGGTCGATCGCAATATCGACTACCACAGAACCGGCTTCCATCGACTTGATCATCTCTTCAGTGATAAGGGTTGGTGCTTTCGCTCCAGCAATCAAGACCCCCGTGACGACTAAATCTGCTTCTTTAATAACACGAGCAATATTAGATTGGGTGGACATTAAGGTCTCAACTTGACCGTTAAAGGCATCATCAACAGTATCTAAAGTAGATGGATTAATATCTAAGACAGTTACGTTGGCGCGCATTCCATGGGCGATTCGAGCCGCATTCATCCCAACAACACCACCACCAATGATAACAACATTCGCGCGACGGACACCAGGTACAGCACCTAAGAAAATACCTTTACCGCCATGAACTTTTTCCAAGTGGTGAGCGCCAGCTTGGACCGCCATTCGTCCTGCTACTTCACTCATCGGTGTTAGTAGCGGAAGTTTGCTATCTTTTTCAATAGTTTCATAGGCAATAGCCGTTACACCACTATCAATCAGTTTTTGAGTTAAGCCTTCTGCTGCTGCTAAGTGTAAGTACGTAAATAAAATTAAGCCATCGTAGAAATATTGATACTCAGACTCAAGTGGTTCTTTCACTTTCACGACCATTTCTGCTGTCCACACTTCCTCGGCACTATCGCAAATTTTTGCGCCAGCTTCTCGGTAAGCTTCATCGGTAAAAGATGAGCCAAGTCCAGCATTTGTCTCAATCCAGACCTCATGACCATCATGTACCAATTCCTTCACATTATCTGGGGTCATTGCTACTCGATTTTCTAAATTTTTAATCTCTTTAGGGACACCAATTTTCATTATTATTCCTCCTTCAGCAGCTTCAGTCTAACACACATATGACCGCTTTCAAAAGAAAAGCACTCATAGTATGGTATAATATGATAACTAGGAGGGAATAATATGAAACAAGTATTTAAATCCAGTGTGTATGCAATTTTTGATATCGATGGTTTGGATGAAAGAATGGCGGCGATTCGCGCTGAGATTCAACCGGTCTTCCAAGCGATTGGGGATAAGTTTCAGCCAGATGTGAATGAACAACTCAATATGAATGGCATCTTCCATATTGCGCAGCATGCCCGTCGTACGAAGAATCCACCGTCTAGTACATGGTGTGCAATGGGTGGCGATTCTCGGGGCTATAAGAAGTATCCACATC
Coding sequences:
- the ald gene encoding alanine dehydrogenase — translated: MKIGVPKEIKNLENRVAMTPDNVKELVHDGHEVWIETNAGLGSSFTDEAYREAGAKICDSAEEVWTAEMVVKVKEPLESEYQYFYDGLILFTYLHLAAAEGLTQKLIDSGVTAIAYETIEKDSKLPLLTPMSEVAGRMAVQAGAHHLEKVHGGKGIFLGAVPGVRRANVVIIGGGVVGMNAARIAHGMRANVTVLDINPSTLDTVDDAFNGQVETLMSTQSNIARVIKEADLVVTGVLIAGAKAPTLITEEMIKSMEAGSVVVDIAIDQGGNVETSTHATTHEDPIYTKHGVLHYTVANIPGAVPRTSTAALTNVTLPYTRTIARKGVEEAARTDTSIQTGINTYQKQLTNKAVADTFNFEYVDIKSLL
- a CDS encoding ATP-binding cassette domain-containing protein — protein: MIELNNVSKMFGKKQVIQNVSLPIEKGKLTACIGPNGAGKSTLLEMISRLMPHDGGSITIDGHDVKTYKQEELAKRLSVLKQSNHLNVRLTVRELVAFGRFPYTKGRLNSHCHRIIDQSLSYLGMEELQNRYIDTLSGGQLQRALIAMVLCQDTDYILLDEPLNNLDMNFGVKMMQTIRQLVDELHKTIVTVVHDVNFAAAYADNIIAMKDGQLFRAGSVDDIMQKAVLDELFEMDIQVVENDGKKFIMYY
- a CDS encoding iron chelate uptake ABC transporter family permease subunit, which translates into the protein MAKKIKHQLIIGVLIGGIILGIVLYLFYNTRGQLSFALKLRAQRVPAFFIVGISTTIATVMFQTMTRNHILSPSIIGLDSLFVFIQTSTIFFLGASSVLIVNKPLNFIVSVSVMLLVGLGLFYVFFKRYSGRLFLLLITGLIFGTFMRHLTTFMQVMIDPNEFQSVLARTLPSFNSIDPSLVLLSAVICVPIMIYLGTISSTLDVLHLGDDYAKNLGIPVNDLQFKLFLLMSILTAVSTALIGPMTFLGFIGANVSYRLFKTYKHSVLFIGASLMTIIILVYSQLIVEHVLPFRTNVGVVIELIGGVYFLYMLMKERRQI